In a genomic window of Salminus brasiliensis chromosome 12, fSalBra1.hap2, whole genome shotgun sequence:
- the slc16a5b gene encoding monocarboxylate transporter 6: protein MTEGVEAPQSQRATLSNRSSGHQARASPNASQCSETWPGLAQKGSCVPEEQDDQEEERSNLSEEVYPAGGAVERHSAQLASDGRWGWVVLAATVLVLALTLAFPSCIGIFYTDLQTEFQASNTETSWVPAIMTAVLHAGGPVCSALVECYGCRATIMVGGILSGLGMVASSFAQTMVDLYIGAGIITGLGFCLCFQPSVTMVGQYFVRRRAFANALSSTGTALGLSTLPLLANFLLGRFGWRGSFLVLGGVLLNCCVCGAVMRPLAATPKAKAIPVQSPSQANGPYLQREGLKGRLQSGISGVMPFLRRHVALGLMRTHPRFRAYALGVSWMMLGFVVPLVYLVPYATAHGMEQDRAALLMSILGLVNISVRPAAALVFGLPRFRGSRRFVYLFAGALLLNGLSNCICGAGTSFHILLAYVLTFGISMSIVGSLLFTVLMETVEMSRFPSALGLISVMESVTLLLGPPLAGVLVDCTGHYSYVFFACSVSVSTAALFIMVSFYWLDRQSSMEKKKPFSSEETDSLRPSINLTVDGGSCQVPLKKTTTQDTDTVTDV from the exons ATGACCGAGGGTGTAGAGGCTCCTCAGAGCCAGAGGGCTACTCTGAGCAACAGGTCAAGTGGTCACCAGGCGAGAGCCAGTCCTAATGCTAGCCAATGTTCGGAGACCTGGCCAGGACTGGCTCAGAAAGGCAGCTGTGTACCTGAGGAGCAGGATGACCAGGAAGAGGAGCGGTCCAATCTGTCTGAGGAGGTGTATCCTGCTGGAGGAGCAGTAGAGAGGCACAGTGCACAGCTGGCTTCAGATGGACGATGGGGCTGGGTGGTGCTGGCAGCCACTGTACTGGTCCTAGCACTAACGCTGGCCTTCCCCTCCTGCATCGGCATCTTCTACACAGACTTGCAGACTGAGTTCCAGGCTAGCAACACTGAAACATCCTGGGTGCCGGCCATCATGACAGCGGTGCTACACGCAGGAG GCCCTGTTTGCAGTGCCCTTGTAGAGTGCTATGGTTGCCGTGCAACGATAATGGTGGGTGGGATCCTGAGTGGACTAGGAATGGTGGCCAGCTCTTTTGCTCAGACCATGGTGGACCTATACATCGGCGCTGGAATCATCACAG GCCTGGGATTTTGCTTGTGCTTCCAACCGTCTGTCACCATGGTAGGCCAATACTTTGTACGCCGCCGCGCATTCGCAAATGCCCTTTCCTCCACAGGGACAGCGCTGGGCCTAAGCACTCTGCCCTTGCTGGCCAACTTTCTGCTAGGCCGCTTTGGCTGGCGAGGTAGCTTCCTGGTGCTGGGCGGGGTCCTATTGAACTGCTGTGTCTGTGGGGCTGTGATGAGGCCACTAGCGGCAACACCAAAGGCAAAGGCAATACCAGTTCAGTCGCCTTCCCAAGCCAACGGCCCGTACCTTCAGCGAGAAGGGTTAAAGGGCCGTCTGCAGAGTGGCATCTCTGGAGTCATGCCCTTTCTGCGCAGGCACGTCGCTTTGGGCCTGATGCGCACCCACCCTCGCTTCCGTGCCTATGCCCTGGGTGTATCGTGGATGATGCTGGGCTTTGTGGTGCCGCTGGTCTACTTGGTGCCCTATGCCACTGCTCACGGAATGGAGCAGGATCGCGCTGCCCTGCTAATGTCTATCCTCGGCTTGGTTAACATCTCGGTCAGGCCGGCAGCAGCGCTGGTCTTCGGACTGCCACGCTTCAGGGGCAGCCGCCGCTTCGTGTACCTGTTTGCAGGTGCTCTCCTGCTCAACGGGCTGAGCAACTGCATATGCGGTGCGGGCACAAGCTTCCACATACTGCTGGCCTATGTCCTGACTTTCGGCATCTCCATGAGCATCGTGGGCTCACTACTCTTCACTGTGTTAATGGAGACGGTGGAGATGAGCCGCTTCCCATCTGCCCTGGGCCTCATCAGCGTCATGGAGAGTGTCACACTCCTGCTGGGTCCACCTCTGGCAG GAGTACTGGTGGACTGCACTGGCCATTACAGCTATGTGTTCTTCGCATGCAGTGTGTCTGTCTCCACTGCTGCTCTCTTCATCATGGTGTCTTTCTACTGGTTGGATAGACAGAGCTCCATGGAGAAGAAGAAGCCTTTCTCATCTGAAGAGACTGACAGCCTACGGCCCAGTATCAACCTCACTGTTGATGGTGGAAGCTGCCAAGTGCCTTTAAAGAAGACAACAACCCAAGACACAGACACTGTCACTGATGTCTGA